In Ectothiorhodospira sp. BSL-9, a single window of DNA contains:
- a CDS encoding carboxysome shell carbonic anhydrase, with amino-acid sequence MIRRHAHRDNLIWASGAGAAPTPAATVGDARQASPRKPGGWEPEPAAPHAGDTVSRPSLQDTAPLAPSVERRLPHRARHHAPGTAAQPHPLTNRSANDQLRAYEQSVRAAFDRIVPALKQVSALHCEPDFTHRAQQLAQRELGFELPTGILEDAWIAGLDLRRLYAWSVFETYRRMADDFFARDPLRGRETTAFDEFLQSCGFHLMDITPCADGRLAHAISYVLRLPIGAVRRKSYAGTLFDVEETVEKWVEVEHQRFREGRPNTADSSTRYLKVVMYHFSSLDPEHQGCAAHGSDDALAARAGLERLHHFRQAIENSFCCGASVALLLIGLDTDTDAIRVHLPDEGGEMDLNQWVDAQALYDQTHNLTPEAARQGILEAVCAAAPDTADEGMVRLVARLVENNLSQIEYVRTLQGGGYPDAGHAERFMAVGIGFEEIQLRNLTYFAYLHTVEEGAPDLDVGCRIFDGLNVSHGLPIPVVVRFDYHGRVPGARERAVERARRLDRALADRFRPRVEQGLLHRMLVVRDCDAGAGLEVVSTSVDLQPAGGH; translated from the coding sequence ATGATTCGACGCCACGCACATCGCGATAACCTGATCTGGGCCTCGGGGGCCGGCGCCGCGCCGACCCCGGCGGCCACGGTCGGGGATGCGCGCCAGGCGTCACCCCGCAAGCCCGGGGGGTGGGAGCCTGAGCCCGCAGCCCCCCATGCCGGGGACACGGTCAGTCGCCCTTCCCTGCAGGACACCGCCCCCTTGGCGCCGAGTGTGGAGCGTCGTTTGCCGCACCGGGCACGACATCATGCGCCGGGTACGGCGGCCCAACCGCATCCACTGACCAATCGATCGGCCAACGATCAACTGCGGGCCTATGAGCAGAGCGTTCGAGCTGCCTTCGACCGGATCGTGCCTGCACTGAAACAGGTCTCCGCCCTGCACTGCGAGCCGGATTTCACCCACCGAGCCCAGCAACTGGCCCAGCGGGAACTGGGTTTTGAGTTGCCCACCGGCATCCTGGAGGACGCCTGGATCGCGGGCCTGGATCTGCGGCGCCTGTACGCCTGGTCGGTGTTCGAGACCTACCGGCGCATGGCCGATGACTTCTTTGCCCGCGACCCCCTGCGGGGCCGGGAGACGACGGCGTTTGACGAGTTCCTGCAGTCCTGCGGCTTTCACCTGATGGACATCACGCCCTGCGCCGATGGACGCCTGGCCCATGCCATCAGTTACGTGCTGCGCCTGCCCATCGGTGCGGTGCGCCGCAAGTCCTACGCCGGCACCCTGTTCGACGTGGAGGAGACGGTGGAGAAATGGGTGGAGGTGGAGCACCAGCGCTTCCGCGAGGGCCGGCCCAACACCGCCGACAGCTCCACCCGCTATCTCAAGGTGGTGATGTACCACTTCAGCAGCCTTGACCCGGAACATCAGGGCTGCGCCGCCCACGGCTCCGACGATGCCCTGGCGGCCCGGGCCGGCCTGGAGCGGCTGCACCATTTCCGCCAGGCCATCGAGAACAGTTTCTGTTGCGGCGCCTCCGTGGCCCTGCTGCTGATCGGACTGGATACGGACACCGACGCCATCCGCGTGCATCTGCCGGACGAGGGGGGCGAGATGGACCTGAACCAGTGGGTGGATGCGCAAGCGCTGTATGACCAGACCCACAACCTCACGCCCGAGGCCGCCCGGCAAGGCATCCTCGAGGCGGTTTGTGCCGCTGCGCCGGACACCGCCGATGAGGGCATGGTGCGCCTGGTGGCCCGCCTGGTGGAGAACAACCTGTCGCAGATCGAGTATGTGCGCACCCTGCAGGGGGGCGGCTACCCGGACGCGGGCCACGCTGAGCGTTTCATGGCCGTGGGCATCGGGTTCGAGGAGATTCAACTGCGCAACCTGACCTATTTCGCCTACCTGCACACGGTGGAGGAAGGCGCGCCGGACCTGGACGTGGGCTGTCGCATCTTCGACGGTCTCAACGTGAGCCACGGCCTGCCCATACCGGTGGTGGTGCGTTTCGACTACCACGGCCGCGTGCCGGGAGCCCGGGAGCGGGCCGTGGAGCGGGCACGCCGCCTGGATCGGGCGCTGGCGGATCGTTTCCGCCCTCGCGTCGAGCAAGGACTGTTGCACCGCATGCTGGTGGTGCGGGACTGCGATGCCGGGGCGGGGCTGGAGGTGGTGTCCACCTCCGTGGATCTGCAACCGGCAGGAGGACACTGA
- a CDS encoding carboxysome peptide A: MKICQVVRPLVATNRIPGFEHKHLQVVRDGSALQVAVDSVGCVPGDWVICVGSSAAREAAGSKEFPSDLTIVGIIDHWPPPEEASGSEA; this comes from the coding sequence ATGAAGATCTGCCAGGTGGTGAGGCCGCTGGTGGCCACCAACCGTATCCCCGGCTTCGAACACAAGCATCTGCAGGTGGTGCGCGATGGTAGCGCACTGCAGGTGGCGGTGGACTCGGTGGGCTGCGTGCCCGGCGACTGGGTGATCTGCGTGGGCAGCTCCGCCGCCCGGGAGGCAGCGGGCAGCAAGGAGTTTCCCAGCGACCTGACCATCGTCGGCATCATCGATCACTGGCCGCCGCCGGAAGAAGCTTCCGGCAGCGAGGCCTAG
- a CDS encoding carboxysome peptide B, whose product MEIQQVEGSLVCTQRVPGLHHVNLRVLRDARGKRVVATDPVGASPGNWVFVVSGSAARYAMGDARILTDLTVGGIIDHWEPDT is encoded by the coding sequence ATGGAGATTCAACAAGTGGAAGGGTCTTTGGTCTGCACACAGCGCGTCCCGGGCCTCCATCACGTGAATCTGCGGGTGCTGCGGGATGCCAGGGGCAAGCGCGTGGTGGCCACCGACCCGGTGGGCGCCAGCCCGGGTAACTGGGTGTTTGTGGTGAGCGGTTCTGCCGCCCGCTACGCCATGGGAGATGCCCGCATCCTCACCGATCTGACGGTGGGCGGGATCATCGATCACTGGGAACCGGACACATGA
- a CDS encoding BMC domain-containing protein, translated as MAHENYGIALGMIETRGLVPAIEAADAMTKAAEVRLIGREFVGGGYVTVLVRGETGAVNAAVRAGADACERVGDGLVAAHIIARPHREVEPILSKGEPEA; from the coding sequence ATGGCCCATGAAAACTATGGTATTGCGCTGGGGATGATCGAAACCCGCGGACTGGTGCCCGCCATCGAGGCGGCAGATGCCATGACGAAAGCCGCCGAAGTGCGGCTGATCGGCCGCGAATTCGTCGGCGGCGGTTACGTGACCGTGCTGGTGCGGGGCGAGACCGGGGCGGTGAACGCCGCAGTTCGCGCCGGCGCCGATGCCTGCGAACGGGTGGGTGACGGCCTGGTGGCGGCACACATCATTGCCCGTCCGCACCGGGAAGTGGAGCCCATCCTGAGCAAGGGTGAGCCAGAAGCCTGA
- a CDS encoding bacterioferritin gives MRQTRVHPRILGYLGRALSLELSAVQQYMTQASLVEAWGLPEAAARLREETVEEMRHAELITQRMLSLGAAPNASQLRPAGVGRTLVDLLRQDAILEGEIIAIYQDAFTFCQRVGDGDNGAFFQRLHQEELAHAHDIEHWLASLGVPRRGPDSDRIYF, from the coding sequence ATGAGACAAACACGAGTACATCCTCGTATTCTGGGTTACCTTGGGCGGGCGCTCAGTCTGGAGCTCTCGGCGGTGCAGCAGTACATGACCCAGGCCTCGCTGGTCGAGGCCTGGGGGCTGCCGGAAGCGGCCGCGCGTCTGCGGGAGGAAACCGTCGAGGAAATGCGTCACGCGGAGCTGATCACCCAACGGATGCTGTCCCTGGGGGCGGCCCCCAACGCCTCACAGTTGCGACCCGCGGGCGTGGGGCGAACCCTGGTTGACCTGCTGCGCCAGGACGCGATCCTGGAAGGTGAGATCATCGCCATTTACCAGGATGCCTTCACCTTCTGCCAAAGGGTGGGCGACGGCGACAATGGTGCCTTTTTCCAACGGCTGCACCAGGAGGAACTGGCGCATGCCCATGACATCGAACACTGGCTGGCCTCCCTGGGCGTGCCCCGGCGTGGCCCTGACAGTGACCGCATCTACTTCTGA
- a CDS encoding 4a-hydroxytetrahydrobiopterin dehydratase, translated as MSPEWTERQKPPRLERRLAFEDYEGTRHFLEKAAELSERSGIHPDLSFGRTYVNITLHAEEGAQALSEAQRDFARDLDALAPTKEDA; from the coding sequence ATGAGCCCGGAATGGACCGAACGGCAAAAGCCGCCGCGACTGGAGCGCCGGCTTGCCTTTGAGGATTATGAGGGCACTCGCCACTTTCTGGAGAAGGCGGCGGAACTGTCCGAGCGCAGCGGTATCCACCCGGATCTGAGCTTCGGGCGGACCTATGTAAACATCACCCTGCACGCCGAGGAAGGGGCCCAGGCCCTGAGCGAGGCGCAGCGGGACTTCGCCCGCGACCTGGATGCACTGGCGCCAACAAAGGAGGATGCATGA
- a CDS encoding LysR family transcriptional regulator: MPPRETSSKARSSNGNDDRDHPSGPSGTASRFIRHATLRQMQLLEAIVRLGSFTRAAEEMFLTQPTVSMQIKKLSDTVGMPLFVTVGRQVAPTDAGREVYAAVRIILRTLSDLETKVADLKGLKSGRLRLAVITTAKYFAPEILGSFCEKFPGIEVSLKITNRESIIERMVANEDDLYIFGEPKTAGMEVEATYLAPNPLVIVARNDHPLTQEKRIPLEQLAEENFLLRETGSGIRDSLVRRFQEKGLRPRVRMELGSNEAIKHAIVAGLGLSALSLHSLNLDWGGGRLAMLDVEGFPVDRAWYLVHPKGRELSTLARTFLAFAIEQEPEIRATLNKTYQVLRADKQAILLPEEDDP; this comes from the coding sequence ATGCCCCCTCGTGAAACGTCCAGCAAGGCGCGGTCCTCCAACGGCAACGATGACCGGGACCATCCCAGTGGTCCCTCCGGCACCGCCAGCCGCTTCATCCGCCACGCCACGCTGCGGCAGATGCAGTTGCTGGAAGCGATCGTCCGCCTGGGGAGCTTCACCCGGGCGGCCGAGGAGATGTTCCTCACCCAGCCCACGGTCTCCATGCAGATCAAGAAACTCTCCGACACCGTGGGCATGCCCCTGTTCGTCACCGTGGGCCGCCAGGTGGCGCCCACCGATGCCGGCCGTGAAGTGTATGCCGCCGTGCGGATCATCCTGCGCACCCTGAGCGATCTTGAGACCAAGGTGGCGGATCTCAAAGGTCTCAAGAGCGGTCGACTGCGACTGGCCGTGATCACGACCGCCAAGTACTTCGCTCCGGAAATTCTCGGTTCGTTCTGCGAAAAATTCCCGGGCATCGAGGTGTCGCTCAAGATCACCAATCGCGAGAGCATCATCGAGCGCATGGTGGCCAACGAGGATGATCTGTACATTTTCGGTGAGCCCAAGACTGCCGGTATGGAGGTGGAGGCCACCTACCTGGCACCCAACCCCCTGGTGATCGTCGCCCGCAATGATCACCCCCTGACCCAGGAAAAGCGCATCCCCCTGGAGCAACTGGCCGAAGAGAACTTCCTGCTCCGGGAGACGGGTTCAGGGATCCGCGATTCCCTGGTGCGACGCTTCCAGGAAAAGGGTCTGCGCCCGCGGGTACGCATGGAACTGGGCAGCAACGAGGCCATCAAGCATGCCATCGTGGCCGGCCTGGGCCTCTCGGCCCTGTCGCTGCATTCCCTGAATCTGGATTGGGGCGGCGGTCGCTTGGCCATGCTGGACGTGGAGGGCTTTCCGGTGGATCGTGCCTGGTATCTGGTGCATCCCAAGGGCCGGGAGCTGTCCACCCTGGCCCGCACCTTCCTGGCCTTTGCCATTGAACAGGAACCGGAGATCCGCGCCACCCTGAACAAGACTTACCAGGTCCTGCGTGCCGACAAGCAGGCGATCCTGCTCCCGGAGGAAGACGATCCATAG
- a CDS encoding carboxysome shell carbonic anhydrase domain-containg protein, with protein MSLAEAHSEDFCSPATTLARQRYLARHPTRVMVLKCMDGRVHIPHATRTPLGIIQPFRSLGGRFDLGWPYLGEVITHAVENATRAGHGVLLLITYHYSRGDHARGCAGFDCDTAAAMEHTQEICAQAEALFGADGQSVYPLVCGFETDSDALIIHNRRGDALDISSLSHADTDDLPRRLQALCPDMPAGFQRDLLPLLLGNLDHVDALRGADRELDIQHREWAICVGRGFDFLHLPNTALIIGPYNPDLSEPILKAASIIAANMTAGRIPDDGFLLLTSSPYEQMGVDRARARLKSRFLCEFAAQVIGEEFPDLARRMIAHTAVVDWPTRRLELL; from the coding sequence ATGTCGCTGGCCGAGGCCCACAGTGAGGACTTCTGCAGCCCGGCCACCACACTGGCGCGGCAAAGATACCTGGCGCGCCACCCCACCCGGGTGATGGTGTTGAAGTGCATGGATGGCCGCGTGCACATCCCCCATGCGACCCGCACCCCACTGGGCATCATTCAGCCCTTTCGCAGCCTGGGTGGGCGTTTTGACCTGGGCTGGCCTTACCTGGGAGAAGTGATCACCCACGCCGTGGAAAACGCCACGCGTGCTGGCCACGGCGTGCTGCTGCTGATCACCTATCATTACTCCCGGGGCGATCACGCCAGGGGCTGTGCGGGCTTTGACTGCGACACGGCCGCAGCCATGGAGCACACGCAGGAGATCTGCGCACAGGCGGAAGCGTTGTTCGGTGCCGACGGACAAAGCGTGTACCCACTGGTGTGCGGTTTCGAAACCGACAGCGATGCCCTGATCATTCATAACCGTCGTGGTGATGCCCTGGATATCTCATCACTTTCCCACGCCGATACGGACGATCTGCCCCGACGCCTTCAGGCCCTGTGCCCGGACATGCCCGCCGGCTTTCAGCGGGATCTTCTGCCGCTGCTGCTGGGCAACCTGGACCATGTGGACGCCCTGCGCGGGGCGGATCGGGAACTGGACATCCAGCACCGGGAATGGGCCATCTGCGTGGGGCGCGGATTCGACTTCCTGCATCTGCCCAATACGGCGCTGATCATCGGGCCCTACAACCCAGACCTGTCAGAGCCCATTCTCAAGGCCGCAAGCATCATCGCCGCCAACATGACCGCCGGCCGCATCCCGGATGATGGTTTTCTGTTACTGACCTCGTCCCCTTATGAACAGATGGGGGTGGATCGCGCCCGCGCCCGCTTGAAGTCGCGCTTTTTGTGCGAATTTGCGGCCCAGGTGATTGGCGAGGAGTTCCCGGACCTGGCCCGCCGCATGATTGCCCACACAGCCGTGGTGGACTGGCCTACACGGCGACTGGAGTTGTTGTAG
- a CDS encoding glycosyltransferase family 1 protein → MRIAMITETFPPEINGVAHTLHQMVHSMLERGHEVHLIRPRQGKGDNGTLAPREGLQEQLTQGLPIPGYPGLHFGLPARGAIRKAWKANPPDVIYVATEGLLGGSVLSAARAMGIPVISGFHTNFHRYSQYYGLGFLAPAISWFLRRFHHRTQCTLVPTDTLAQELQEQGFGTCRVLARGVDTQLFNPARRRPDLRAQWGLEPDDPAVIYVGRLAAEKNLDLAVEAFRAMQARQPKARFILVGDGPAAAELSAQHPDLILAGVHIGEELAGYYASGDIFLFPSTSDTFGNVVLEAMASGLAVVSYDYAAGRQHLRHGESGMLARFDDAEQFMELATELVAEPDTWRRLGTQARAEAETVDWRCEHDRLEALFLEYAQAK, encoded by the coding sequence CTGCGCATCGCCATGATCACGGAGACCTTCCCGCCCGAGATCAACGGCGTGGCCCACACCCTGCACCAGATGGTGCATAGCATGCTGGAACGGGGGCATGAGGTTCACCTGATCCGCCCACGCCAGGGCAAGGGTGACAACGGCACCCTGGCACCTCGGGAAGGGCTGCAGGAGCAGCTCACCCAGGGCCTGCCGATCCCCGGCTACCCCGGCCTGCATTTTGGCCTGCCGGCCCGTGGCGCCATCCGCAAGGCATGGAAGGCCAACCCGCCGGACGTGATCTACGTGGCCACCGAGGGCCTGCTGGGCGGCTCCGTGCTATCCGCTGCCCGGGCCATGGGTATCCCGGTGATCAGCGGCTTCCACACCAACTTCCATCGCTACAGCCAGTATTACGGCCTGGGGTTCCTGGCGCCGGCGATCAGCTGGTTCCTGCGTCGCTTCCATCACCGCACCCAGTGCACCCTGGTGCCCACCGACACCCTGGCTCAAGAGCTGCAGGAGCAGGGTTTTGGCACCTGCCGCGTGCTGGCCCGGGGCGTGGACACCCAGCTATTCAACCCCGCCCGTCGTCGACCTGACCTGCGCGCCCAATGGGGCCTGGAGCCCGATGACCCGGCGGTGATCTACGTGGGCCGCCTGGCAGCGGAAAAGAATCTGGACCTGGCCGTGGAGGCCTTTCGTGCCATGCAGGCCCGCCAGCCCAAGGCGCGATTCATCCTGGTGGGCGATGGCCCCGCCGCCGCTGAACTGAGTGCACAGCACCCCGACCTGATCCTGGCGGGCGTGCACATCGGCGAGGAGCTGGCGGGTTATTACGCCAGCGGCGACATCTTCCTGTTCCCGTCCACCTCGGACACCTTCGGTAACGTGGTCCTGGAGGCCATGGCCTCGGGTCTGGCGGTGGTGTCCTACGACTATGCCGCGGGACGCCAGCATCTGCGCCACGGCGAGAGCGGCATGCTGGCCCGCTTCGATGATGCCGAGCAATTCATGGAATTGGCCACCGAGCTGGTGGCCGAACCAGACACCTGGCGGCGCCTGGGTACCCAGGCCCGCGCCGAAGCCGAAACGGTGGACTGGCGCTGTGAGCACGACCGGCTGGAAGCCCTTTTCCTTGAGTACGCCCAAGCCAAGTGA
- a CDS encoding phosphatase PAP2 family protein: MRMMQRMTEAELPLCLAFNRANHQWLTHRTFAVVSRLGNGVFWYVLMLALPVIHGLWALQVSLHMALVGLLCLPIYKLLKQTTVRDRPYTQNQDILQNVPALDRFSFPSGHTMHAVAFTIILVAYLPTWAWLVVPFTVMIALSRLVLGLHYPSDVLAGAGIGALVACVSLML, translated from the coding sequence ATGCGCATGATGCAGCGAATGACCGAAGCCGAACTCCCCCTGTGCCTGGCCTTCAACCGGGCCAACCACCAGTGGCTCACCCACCGGACCTTTGCCGTGGTGAGCCGCCTGGGCAATGGGGTGTTCTGGTATGTGCTGATGCTGGCCCTGCCCGTCATCCATGGCCTGTGGGCCCTGCAGGTGAGCCTGCACATGGCGCTGGTGGGCCTGCTCTGCCTTCCCATCTACAAGCTCCTGAAACAGACCACGGTCCGCGACCGCCCCTACACCCAGAACCAGGACATCCTGCAGAACGTACCGGCCCTGGACCGTTTCAGTTTCCCCTCGGGTCACACCATGCACGCCGTGGCCTTCACTATCATCCTGGTGGCCTATCTACCCACCTGGGCCTGGCTGGTGGTGCCCTTCACGGTGATGATCGCCCTGTCCCGACTGGTGCTGGGCCTGCACTATCCCAGCGACGTGCTGGCGGGCGCCGGCATCGGCGCTCTGGTGGCCTGCGTCAGCCTGATGCTTTAA
- a CDS encoding pyruvate kinase — MQKPASETIHTPFAPLEVDETGPAPCRDVTPPTDSLEALMEGLLSLRAEVLLGAHRRLDRFSRDYPGDIPLSARNLAHYLAFRSLDLRPIQRGLARQGLSSLGRTEAHVLASINQVTGLLGQLTGREVLGLEDEPAIDYDTGETTLRDNADQLFGAPSGPRQVRIMVTLPSAAAVNPELVRALMEEGMDCARINCAHDDPQAWAAMIGHLRDVEAQLGRRCTVLMDLAGHKLRTGPLGFKPAITHIKPLRNLLGRVTEPARVHLLPEGLGQDPVQARGQYAFSLPQATLDGLQSADELRFCDTRGKARVLRVMEPLLGGGWLATLNQGAYVSDETEFVLTRPDANGQRMRVQSLRLGWLAREPVNIRLYKGSLLYLTRDPVPGRPALVDDRGQVTRCARIACSTPEALQLLEVGQPVWIDDGKIGGQVESVDESGVTVRITHCRPQGSRLRADKGLNFPGARLNLPSLSEQDLKDLDFVVAHADLVGYSFVECRQDMVALMDELARRGGTGLGVVAKIETRRALENLSEIILATLGRHRLGVMIARGDLAVEIGGERLAEIQEEILWLCEAAHVPVIWATQVLETLAKSGAISRPELTDAAMAGRAECVMLNKGPYILEAVHTLNDILVRMQSHQRKKSSQLRALRLCAD, encoded by the coding sequence ATGCAAAAACCTGCTTCCGAAACCATTCACACACCTTTTGCCCCCCTTGAGGTCGATGAGACCGGCCCCGCGCCTTGTCGCGATGTCACGCCACCCACCGACTCCCTGGAGGCGTTGATGGAGGGGTTGCTGAGCTTGCGCGCCGAGGTGCTGCTGGGCGCGCATCGACGCCTGGACCGATTCTCCCGGGACTACCCCGGCGATATCCCCCTCTCCGCGCGGAATCTGGCCCATTACCTGGCCTTCCGGTCGCTGGATCTGCGCCCCATACAGCGAGGTCTGGCCCGTCAGGGGCTGTCGTCCCTGGGGCGGACCGAGGCCCATGTGCTGGCCAGCATCAATCAGGTGACGGGTTTGCTGGGGCAGTTGACGGGTCGTGAGGTGCTCGGCCTGGAGGACGAACCCGCCATCGACTACGACACCGGTGAGACCACCCTGAGGGATAATGCCGATCAACTCTTTGGCGCCCCCTCCGGACCCCGTCAGGTGCGCATCATGGTCACGCTGCCCAGCGCGGCGGCGGTGAATCCCGAGCTGGTGCGGGCGCTCATGGAGGAGGGGATGGACTGCGCGCGCATCAACTGCGCCCATGACGATCCACAGGCCTGGGCTGCCATGATCGGCCATCTTCGGGACGTTGAGGCGCAGTTGGGGCGGCGTTGCACGGTATTGATGGATCTGGCCGGCCACAAGTTGCGCACCGGCCCGCTGGGCTTCAAGCCGGCCATCACCCATATCAAACCCCTGCGAAATCTCCTGGGCCGGGTCACCGAGCCCGCGCGTGTCCACTTGTTGCCAGAGGGTTTGGGACAGGATCCGGTACAGGCACGGGGTCAGTACGCCTTCTCGCTGCCCCAGGCCACTCTGGATGGCCTTCAATCCGCGGATGAACTGCGTTTTTGCGACACCCGTGGCAAGGCCCGGGTGCTTAGAGTGATGGAGCCCCTGCTGGGAGGTGGCTGGCTGGCCACCCTGAACCAGGGGGCCTATGTGAGTGATGAGACCGAGTTCGTCCTGACACGGCCGGATGCCAACGGCCAGCGAATGCGCGTCCAGTCCCTGCGCCTGGGGTGGTTGGCGCGAGAGCCGGTGAATATCCGTCTTTACAAGGGATCGCTGCTGTATTTGACCCGTGATCCTGTGCCGGGACGTCCGGCGCTGGTGGACGACCGGGGCCAGGTGACACGCTGCGCCCGCATCGCCTGTTCCACGCCGGAAGCACTTCAGTTGCTGGAGGTGGGGCAGCCCGTATGGATCGATGATGGCAAGATCGGCGGGCAGGTGGAGTCGGTGGATGAGAGCGGCGTGACCGTTCGCATCACCCATTGCCGTCCCCAGGGCAGTCGCCTTCGGGCAGACAAGGGTCTCAACTTCCCCGGCGCCCGGCTGAACCTGCCCTCTCTCAGCGAGCAGGATCTCAAGGATCTGGACTTCGTGGTCGCCCACGCGGATCTGGTGGGTTACTCGTTCGTGGAATGCCGCCAGGACATGGTGGCCCTTATGGATGAACTGGCCCGCCGTGGTGGCACCGGTCTGGGTGTGGTGGCCAAGATCGAGACGCGCCGCGCCCTGGAAAACCTCTCCGAGATCATCCTGGCCACCCTGGGGCGTCATCGTCTGGGGGTGATGATCGCTCGCGGTGATCTGGCCGTGGAGATCGGCGGCGAGCGGCTGGCGGAGATCCAGGAGGAGATCCTGTGGCTGTGCGAGGCGGCCCATGTGCCGGTGATCTGGGCCACTCAGGTGCTGGAGACCCTGGCCAAGAGCGGGGCCATCTCCCGTCCGGAACTCACCGATGCCGCCATGGCCGGACGGGCCGAGTGTGTCATGCTCAACAAGGGGCCTTATATCCTTGAAGCGGTGCACACCCTCAACGACATCCTGGTGCGCATGCAGTCCCACCAACGCAAGAAGAGCTCGCAGTTGCGAGCCCTTCGGTTGTGCGCGGATTGA
- a CDS encoding type II toxin-antitoxin system HigA family antitoxin has product MDIRPIRTEADYKAALREVSAYFENEPEPGSLEGDRFEVLMTLIEAYESRHYPVDLPDPIEAIKFRMEQGGLTAKDLEPAIGRRNRVYEILNGKRGLSLPMVWNLHRMFGIPAESLIKPPSHR; this is encoded by the coding sequence GTGGATATTCGTCCGATTCGCACTGAAGCAGACTACAAGGCGGCTCTGAGAGAGGTGTCTGCCTACTTTGAAAACGAGCCCGAACCGGGGTCTTTGGAAGGCGATCGTTTCGAGGTTCTGATGACCCTCATTGAGGCCTACGAATCAAGGCATTACCCCGTGGATCTCCCTGACCCCATTGAGGCCATCAAGTTTCGCATGGAGCAGGGTGGCTTGACGGCCAAGGACCTGGAACCGGCTATTGGTCGCAGAAATCGGGTCTATGAAATCCTCAATGGCAAGCGTGGACTCAGTCTTCCCATGGTTTGGAATCTGCATCGGATGTTCGGTATTCCAGCAGAGAGCCTGATCAAGCCCCCTTCCCATCGATAA
- a CDS encoding type II toxin-antitoxin system HigB family toxin, giving the protein MSSRLIPSWDMMAAMRIIAVKNLRDFWERCPEAKAPLEAWVDEVKHANWKDAHEIKAKYRNASMVGGKRVVFNIKGNDYRLIVAVAYRFGAVYVKFIGTHAEYDKVDAATIEME; this is encoded by the coding sequence ATGTCATCGCGCCTGATCCCATCATGGGATATGATGGCGGCAATGAGGATCATTGCTGTCAAGAATCTGCGTGACTTCTGGGAGCGATGCCCTGAGGCAAAAGCGCCTCTGGAAGCTTGGGTGGATGAAGTGAAGCATGCGAACTGGAAGGATGCGCACGAGATCAAAGCCAAGTACCGGAATGCCAGCATGGTCGGCGGCAAGCGCGTGGTGTTCAACATCAAGGGAAACGACTATCGGCTGATCGTCGCGGTGGCTTACCGATTTGGTGCGGTTTACGTCAAGTTCATCGGTACCCATGCGGAATACGATAAGGTGGATGCTGCAACCATAGAGATGGAGTGA